In a genomic window of Diadema setosum chromosome 3, eeDiaSeto1, whole genome shotgun sequence:
- the LOC140246611 gene encoding histone H3, embryonic, which produces MARTKQTARKSTGGKAPRKQLATKAARKSAPATGGVKKPHRYRPGTVALREIRRYQKSTELLIRKLPFQRLVREIAQDFKTELRFQSSAVMALQEASEAYLVGLFEDTNLCAIHAKRVTIMPKDIQLARRIRGERA; this is translated from the coding sequence ATGGCTCGCACCAAGCAGACGGCTCGCAAGTCGACTGGAGGCAAGGCTCCTCGCAAGCAACTGGCTACGAAGGCTGCTCGCAAGAGTGCCCCCGCCACCGGAGGAGTGAAGAAACCTCATCGCTATAGGCCCGGCACAGTCGCACTTCGTGAGATTCGCCGCTACCAGAAGAGCACCGAACTTCTCATCCGCAAACTCCCCTTCCAGCGACTTGTTCGTGAGATTGCTCAGGATTTCAAGACCGAGCTGCGCTTCCAAAGTTCTGCTGTCATGGCCCTCCAAGAAGCGAGCGAGGCTTATCTCGTCGGTCTGTTCGAAGACACCAACCTGTGCGCCATCCACGCCAAGCGGGTTACCATCATGCCCAAGGACATTCAGCTGGCCCGTCGCATCCGGGGAGAGAGGGCGTAG
- the LOC140246612 gene encoding histone H2B.1, embryonic-like encodes MAPPSGQVAKKGSKKAAKAPRPNADKKRHTGISSRAMSIMNSFVNDIFERIAAEAARLGQYNKKSTISSREVQTAVRLLLPGELAKHAVSEGTKAVTKYTTSK; translated from the exons ATGGCTCCTCCATCCGGACAAGTTGCCAAGAAGGGTTCCAAGAAAGCTGCCAAGGCTCCCCGGCCCAATGCCGACAAGAAGAGgc atactggaatttcGAGTCGCGCCATGTCCATCATGAACAGCTTCGTCAACGACATTTTCGAACGCATCGCCGCCGAAGCTGCACGTCTCGGTCAGTACAACAAGAAGTCGACCATCAGCAGCCGTGAAGTGCAGACCGCAGTGCGCCTCCTTCTCCCCGGAGAACTGGCAAAGCACGCCGTCAGCGAGGGCACCAAAGCTGTCACCAAGTACACTACATCCAAGTAG
- the LOC140246613 gene encoding histone H4: MSGRGKGGKGLGKGGAKRHRKVLRDNIQGITKPAIRRLARRGGVKRISGLIYEETRGVLKVFLENVIRDAVTYCEHAKRKTVTAMDVVYALKRQGRTLYGFGG; this comes from the coding sequence ATGTCTGGACGCGGTAAAGGAGGCAAAGGACTAGGAAAGGGAGGAGCAAAGCGGCACCGCAAAGTTCTTCGAGATAACATCCAGGGCATCACCAAGCCAGCCATCCGTCGTCTGGCAAGAAGGGGCGGCGTGAAGCGAATCTCGGGCCTCATCTACGAAGAAACCCGCGGAGTCCTGAAAGTCTTCCTTGAGAACGTGATCCGCGATGCAGTGACATACTGCGAGCATGCCAAACGCAAGACGGTTACTGCCATGGACGTCGTCTACGCATTGAAGAGGCAGGGACGCACACTCTACGGATTTGGCGGCTAG
- the LOC140246616 gene encoding histone H4 — protein MSGRGKGGKGLGKGGAKRHRKVLRDNIQGITKPAIRRLARRGGVKRISGLIYEETRGVLKVFLENVIRDAVTYCEHAKRKTVTAMDVVYALKRQGRTLYGFGG, from the coding sequence ATGTCTGGACGCGGTAAAGGAGGCAAAGGACTAGGAAAGGGAGGAGCAAAGCGGCACCGCAAAGTTCTTCGAGATAACATCCAGGGCATCACCAAGCCAGCCATCCGTCGTCTGGCAAGAAGGGGCGGCGTGAAGCGAATCTCGGGCCTCATCTACGAAGAAACCCGCGGAGTCCTGAAAGTCTTCCTTGAGAACGTGATCCGCGATGCAGTGACATACTGCGAGCATGCCAAACGCAAGACGGTTACTGCCATGGACGTCGTCTACGCATTGAAGAGGCAGGGACGAACACTCTACGGATTTGGCGGCTAG
- the LOC140246618 gene encoding histone H2A, embryonic: protein MSGRGKSGKARTKAKSRSSRAGLQFPVGRVHRFLRKGNYAQRVGAGAPVYLAAVLEYLTAEILELAGNAARDNKKTRIIPRHLQLAVRNDEELNKLLGGVTIAQGGVLPNIQAVLLPKKTAKSS from the coding sequence atgtctggacgaggaaaatctggcaaggctcgcaccaagGCCAAGTCTCGATCATCACGCGCCGGCCTGCAGTTCCCCGTCGGCCGAGTTCATCGCTTCCTTCGTAAAGGCAACTACGCCCAGAGAGTAGGCGCTGGTGCACCAGTGTACCTAGCTGCTGTTCTGGAGTACCTGACCGCTGAGATTCTGGAGCTGGCCGGCAACGCCGCACGCGATAACAAGAAGACGAGGATCATCCCGCGACATCTTCAACTTGCCGTTCGCAACGACGAAGAGCTGAACAAGCTGCTGGGAGGCGTGACAATCGCTCAGGGTGGTGTACTGCCAAACATCCAGGctgtgcttctgccgaagaagaCTGCAAAGTCCAGTTAG